The following coding sequences are from one Nitrospirota bacterium window:
- a CDS encoding 4Fe-4S dicluster domain-containing protein yields MKLKGWKELEIGAIIPEAGNAEQYNTGSWRASRPQWIEENCIQCLFCWIYCPDSSVTVKDSKRGEFDYGHCKGCGVCAHECPGKKGKKAIVMVEEGN; encoded by the coding sequence ATGAAACTAAAGGGATGGAAAGAACTGGAGATAGGGGCGATTATTCCCGAGGCAGGTAATGCAGAACAGTACAACACTGGTTCATGGCGTGCCTCCAGACCTCAATGGATAGAGGAAAACTGTATTCAATGTCTCTTTTGCTGGATATACTGCCCTGACTCTTCCGTCACGGTAAAGGACAGCAAGAGGGGTGAGTTTGATTACGGGCACTGCAAGGGCTGTGGGGTATGTGCTCATGAATGTCCCGGTAAAAAGGGAAAGAAGGCAATCGTGATGGTAGAGGAGGGCAACTAA